A stretch of DNA from Paenibacillus sp. FSL W8-0186:
AAGAATCCATTAAATATGTAGCCATTAATGTGCTCTCTTCCTGGTTCTTTCTTGTAGCCATCGCTTACTTGTACGGAACAGTAGGCACGTTGAACATGGCTCATTTATCCGAACGGATTGCCGAAGCGGGACAAACTCCGCTGCTCACCGTCATCAGCATTTTGTTCCTGCTTGTATTCGGGTTAAAGGCCGGACTGCTGCTCTATTTCTGGCTGCCTGGCTCATATAGCGTCCCGCCGACGGCCGTAGCCGCATTATTCGGAGGGCTTCTGACGAAGGTCGGCATATATGCCATGTTTCGGATGTTCACCTTGCTCTTCTATCATGAGCCTTCAATTACACATACGATCATTGGCATCATGGCTGGCATTACGCTGATCGGGGGATCCTTCGGGGCAATAGCTTATAGGGATATCCGCCAAATCGTATCCTTTAACGTAGTCATCGCGGTAGGCTTTATCCTGGTCGGTCTTGCCGTCGCCACCCCGGCAGCGATCGAAGGGTCGATTTATTACCTGGTGCATGACATGCTTGTCAAAGCAGCCTTGTTCCTGATTGCGGGTTCCATGGCGGCTCTTACCGGTACGACGATGATTGACCGGATGAGCGGATTGATTCGCCACTATCCGATATTAGGCTGGTCGTTCTTCATCATTATGCTGGCTCTTGCTGGTATTCCGCCGCTAAGCGGTTTTATGGGGAAAATCCTCATTGGTCAAGGGGCGATTGAAAGCGGGTCGTATATTCTGCTCGCACTTTCCCTGATTTCCAGCATATTCGTGCTATATTCCCTGCTGCGTATTTTCCTGAATTGCTTCTGGGGAGAATCTACGACCAGCGAGGAAGATGCGGCTCCTCTAAGCAAAGGCTGGATCATCCCATGCGCTCTACTGACGGCTGCCTCTATCGCTCTTGGATTCGGGGCGGAATATATATCGCCTTACATCGCTGACGCGGCGGCAACTTTAACGAATCCCTACATCTATATTGATGCGGTCCTAAACAAATAATGAAATTAGAAATGCATGATATGAAAAAAGGGGTGAAATAGGTGCCTGCTCAGTTTCTGCTGAATTTATTTATTGCTTTTTTGTGGATGGTTCTCAATGATGAAGACGAGTTGAGATTTACGACGTTTTTTGCCGGCTTCCTTGTTGGGGTCGCGATCATCTTTGTGATGCAGCGTTTTTTCGGAAAACAATTTTATTTGCATCGCTTCTACCGGGTCGTCAAGCTAATCCTGATTTTCATTTCCGAGCTGTTCCAGTCGGCATTTGTCGTAATGAAGCATATTATTAGTCCAAAAATAGATATCAAGCCGGGTATTTTCACTTACAAAACTGCCCTGAAAAGCGATTGGGAAGTAACCACGCTGGCGCTGCTGCTCACGCTTACTCCAGGTTCGGTCGTTATGGAGGTTTCACCCGAAGGAGATACGTTCTATATCCATGCACTAGATATTGAGCGCTACAAAAACGATTTGATCCGTTCTTTAGGCCGGTTTGAAAAAGCAATCATGGAGGTGACTCGATAATGATCAAAATAATGCTGGGGGTTTCCCTTACCCTGTTCAGCGTAGCGATTGCCATTTCCCTGTATCGTATTATCAAGGGGCCTTCCCTTCCCGATCGCGTTATCGCGATGGACATGATCGGCGTGAACCTGATCTCGGGGATCGCCGCGGTATCTATACTGCTGAGAACCAAAGCGTATTTGGAGGTTATACTCGTCTTAGGCTTACTGGCTTTTATCAGTACGATTTCGCTCTCCAGATTTATCGAGAGAGGTGTTATTATTGAACGTAAACGCAGTGGGTGAATTTGTTGGAGCCGCCTTGATTCTTATCGGCAGCATTATTAGTGTGATCAGCGCCATCGGTATCATCCGTTTTCCGGACGTATATACACGAGCGCACGCCGCTACCAAAAGCTCTACGCTGGCCGTTCTGCTGACCCTTATCGGAACCTTTCTATATATATGGTTCAGCGACGCTTTTATCAGCGTAAGGGTTATCCTAGGTATTTTGTTCGTATTCATTACGGCTCCTGTGTCCGGGCATCTCATTATTCGCGCTGCCTATCGCTCCAACGTCAAGCTGGCGGATTCAACGATTGAAGATGAATTAAAGCCTGTCCTGCATGGAAGCGGGCAGAAGAAGAAACAAAGTAATGAACATGAACAAGGAACAGAGCAGCCGCAAGGCAGCCTGTAAGATTAAAAGACCGGGCAAGGGAATCATATTGATCTCTGCTCGGCCTTTTTCGTTAACAACGCCTTGATGAATTCCTTAAATCGACATATTTTACATTTCAATTGCGGCCTACTACCCATTAAGTTATACTTATTCCAAGGCAAGTATCATAGCCGCTCTCATGCCTTATTACCTAAATTATGGACAACTAGAAGCGAATCAATATATAGCATTACACCATCACAGTTCAAAAAAAGGAGGGATACATCCGGATGAGCGATCAGATTCTAACGCAAATTCTAGGTGAACTCAAATCACTGAACAATCGCATGGGCAATTTGGAAGACAGGCAAGGGGCTCTGGAAAGTGGACAGCAGGCTTTACTCACCAGGCAAGAGGCTCTGGAAAGTGGACAGAAGGCTTTACTCACCAGGCAAGAAGCTCTGGAAGCTAGGCAAGTTAGCTTCGAGGCCGAACTAAAGGAGATTAAAGCGAACACTGCGGATATTCCGTTAATTAGACAGGCTGTCCTGGAGACGCTGGAAATTACCAAGCGCCTTGATTTGTCCCAAAAATCTTGAAAGAAAAGTGACCAACCAGCTTAACACCCATGAGTACAGCATTGATATTATTAACCGCCGCCAGCTCAAACTGGAAGCTGATTTAGAGAGCATTAAGAATAAATAACATGCCCTTAAATGAGCCTCGCCCTTATGGCGAGGTTTTCGTATGTAATCTGAATTAGTAATTTAGTGCCGTAAACATGGTATAATAACACTGCTTGTCAATTCGGATTTCATTATTAGAAGGAAGTTGGACATCAAGATGATTATCGAAATCGTAACGGATGTGGTCCTGCCTATCTTTGTGCTGATTGGACTTGGAGCGCTGATGCATCGTGCTTTTCAGCTCAACTTATATACACTGGCAAAAATCAACTTTTATTATATCACTCCCGCTGTTGTGTTCCTGAGCATGTACAATTCGGAAATGT
This window harbors:
- a CDS encoding histidine kinase, which produces MSDQILTQILGELKSLNNRMGNLEDRQGALESGQQALLTRQEALESGQKALLTRQEALEARQVSFEAELKEIKANTADIPLIRQAVLETLEITKRLDLSQKS
- a CDS encoding Na+/H+ antiporter subunit G, producing the protein MNVNAVGEFVGAALILIGSIISVISAIGIIRFPDVYTRAHAATKSSTLAVLLTLIGTFLYIWFSDAFISVRVILGILFVFITAPVSGHLIIRAAYRSNVKLADSTIEDELKPVLHGSGQKKKQSNEHEQGTEQPQGSL
- a CDS encoding Na+/H+ antiporter subunit D, translated to MNNILVLPVVIPVLAGILLVFFRSHIQIQRWLSLAAILSVTGISIYILNMIQNAGIIRLDFGNWQPPFGILFVGDSFSLLLVLTTSLVAAICLIYAFYSIGEQRERMFFYPFVLLMVAGVNGSFLTGDLFNLYVCFEVMLLASYALITLGGTKAQLKESIKYVAINVLSSWFFLVAIAYLYGTVGTLNMAHLSERIAEAGQTPLLTVISILFLLVFGLKAGLLLYFWLPGSYSVPPTAVAALFGGLLTKVGIYAMFRMFTLLFYHEPSITHTIIGIMAGITLIGGSFGAIAYRDIRQIVSFNVVIAVGFILVGLAVATPAAIEGSIYYLVHDMLVKAALFLIAGSMAALTGTTMIDRMSGLIRHYPILGWSFFIIMLALAGIPPLSGFMGKILIGQGAIESGSYILLALSLISSIFVLYSLLRIFLNCFWGESTTSEEDAAPLSKGWIIPCALLTAASIALGFGAEYISPYIADAAATLTNPYIYIDAVLNK
- a CDS encoding Na+/H+ antiporter subunit E; the protein is MPAQFLLNLFIAFLWMVLNDEDELRFTTFFAGFLVGVAIIFVMQRFFGKQFYLHRFYRVVKLILIFISELFQSAFVVMKHIISPKIDIKPGIFTYKTALKSDWEVTTLALLLTLTPGSVVMEVSPEGDTFYIHALDIERYKNDLIRSLGRFEKAIMEVTR
- a CDS encoding Na(+)/H(+) antiporter subunit F1; the protein is MIKIMLGVSLTLFSVAIAISLYRIIKGPSLPDRVIAMDMIGVNLISGIAAVSILLRTKAYLEVILVLGLLAFISTISLSRFIERGVIIERKRSG